A DNA window from Ranitomeya imitator isolate aRanImi1 chromosome 2, aRanImi1.pri, whole genome shotgun sequence contains the following coding sequences:
- the TTC9B gene encoding tetratricopeptide repeat protein 9B, producing MQRGMDCSSSLLLLQHPQHLCCSFLMHRTYIQREKALGYPQHGPPPVRTMGDQTGVGGGRAPANTEPEIEARIQKAVEFKTEGNRCYKDKKFRDAIGKYHRALLVLKGVHEDGEERKANGGAGTRLTEAQKVRVEATEIECYDSLTACLLQSELVNYERVKEYCLKVLEKQTSNFKATYRAGIAFYHLGDYGNALLYLKEARSREPTDTNVLRYIQLTEMKVQRSSQRERKNFKEVIG from the exons ATGCAGCGGGGGATGGACTGCTCcagctctctcctcctcctccagcatcctcAGCATCTCTGCTGTTCATTCCTTATGCACAGAACGTACATACAGAGGGAAAAGGCGCTGGGATACCCCCAGCATGGACCACCACCAGTGAGGACGATGGGAGATCAGACCGGTGTGGGCGGCGGGAGAGCACCGGCCAACACGGAGCCCGAGATAGAGGCCAGGATCCAAAAAGCGGTGGAATTCAAGACCGAAGGCAACCGTTGCTACAAGGACAAAAAATTCAGGGATGCAATAGGCAAGTACCACCGGGCCCTGCTGGTGCTGAAAGGTGTTCACGAAGATGGGGAAGAGAGGAAAGCCAATGGCGGAGCGGGCACAAGGCTGACGGAGGCTCAGAAGGTGCGGGTGGAGGCCACGGAGATCGAATGCTATGACAGCCTGACTG CCTGTTTGCTGCAATCCGAGCTGGTAAACTACGAGCGGGTGAAGGAATATTGCCTGAAGGTGCTTGAGAAACAGACCAGTAACTTTAAAGCCACGTATCGGGCCGGCATCGCCTTCTACCACTTGGGAGACTATGGCAATGCCTTGCTCTATCTCAAAGAAGCTCGAAGCCGGGAGCCTACAG ACACCAACGTCCTTCGTTACATCCAGCTGACAGAAATGAAAGTGCAGAGGTCAAGCCAACGGGAAAGGAAAAATTTTAAGGAAGTGATTGGATAG